The following DNA comes from Streptomyces sp. NBC_00690.
GGAAGCACTCCATGGCCACCAGTCCCTCCACCCCCTCGTGGGTGGTGGGGACACCGAGCCTGCGAGCCCGTGCGAGCCCGTCCGACTTCTCGTCGATGCCCGCCATCGCGGCCATCTCCAGTCGGTCCGACAGCCGCAGCACCTTGATCATCAGATCGGTGCCGATGTTGCCGGAACCGATGACGGCCACACGGGTGCGCGTGAGCTGGTCAGACATCGTTGCCTCCTGACCGCGGGGAGAAGAACTCGACCGCGTTGGAACCGAGGATCATCGCCTGTTCGGCTTCGGTGAGCCCCGGGCAGTCGCGCACCACCGTGCCGGGCTGCTGCTCACCGAGGGGGAAGGGGAAGTCCGTACCGAGCATGACCCGGTCCGGGCCCATCACATCCACCAGCAGCCGCAGCGCCCGGGGGTCGAACACCGCGGTGTCGACGTAGAAGCGGCGGGCGTACGCGGACGGCGGTTTCGGGGAATCCGCGCGGACGATGTCCCGGTTGTGCCAGGCGTTGTCCGCGCGGCCCAACAGGAAGGCAAAACTGCCACCGCCGTGGCAGAAACAGAGCTTCAGGGACTCGGGGAGCTTCTCGAAGGCCCCCGAGAGGGCGAGACCGAGGATGGACAGCTGGGTCTCGGCGGGCATGCCGACCAGCCAGCGCAGCATGTTCCGGTCCATCCGCCCGTCGCCGAGCATGTCCCACGGGTGGATCAGAACCGGGATGCCCTCCCGGGCGCAGTGGGTGAGGAAGCCGAGGACGTCCGCGTCGGCGAGGGTGCGTTCGCCGATGTGATTGCCGATGTGGACCCCCCGGTGTCCGGCGGCGGCGGCCTTGGAAGCCATCTCGCAGGCCAGTTGGGTGTCCTGGAGCGGCACTTGGCAGAGCGGGATCAACCGTTGTGGATCCTGGGCGCAGTATTCGAGGATGCGGTCGTTGACCAACTCGCACCATTCGGCGGCGCGGTCAGGCGGGGCGGCGTACCCGAACATCAGCGGCGTCGAGGAGATGGCCTGCACATCGATGCCCAGTGCGTCCATCTCGATGAGTCGCCGCTCGGGGTCCCACAGGGATGCGGTGACCGGACGGTACTCTTCTGTGCCGCTCATCATCATGCCGGTGCCCGAGCCGTCCTGGTGGACACGCAGCCAGGGCTCACCGGCACCTTGGAGGAGGCGGCTCTCGGATTCCGAAATGCGCGGGAAGACATGCGCATGGACGTCGAAGACAGACAAGGCGAACTCCGGGGGGCGTGGTTCAAGAACGGGTCTGTGTGCGCGGACGCATCTCTTCGGGCCACTCCCGGCCCGGGTGCACGGCCTTGCAGTGGGGACAGGTGCGGTCGCTGTCGTAGAAGGTGCGGAAGACGGGCGGCAGGTCGTCGACGATGGAGGTGAGCCGGAGCTCGGACCGGTGGACCAGCCGGTGGCATTCGGTGCAGTACCACTCGACGGCGTCCAGCAGGCCCGGCGGGCGGGTGTGCTCGACGACCAGACCGATGGATCCCGGCTCGGGGCGCTGGGGGGAGTGGCGTACGTGCGGTGGGAGCAGGAAGACGTCGCCCTCGTTGATCTGGATGTCGGTGGGCGGCCGGCCCTCCTCCTCCATGACCCGCAGCACCATGTTGCCGCGCAGTTGGTAGAAGAACTCCTCGGTCGGGTCGTCGTGGAAGTCGGTGCGCTGGTTCGGGCCGCCGACGACGGTGACCATCAGATCGGCGTCGCGCCAGATCTGGATGTTCCCGACCGGGGGCTTGAGCATGTCCTGGTGCTCGTCGATCCACCGGGCGAAGTTGAAGGGAAGTCCGTGGGACAGCTTCGGCAGGGTCATGGCGCCGTGCTCCTGATCAGGATTCTGTGACGGTTACTGAGCCGGTCGCGGCGGTGGTGGTGCCGGCGAGCGGGATATGGGCGACGCAGGAGATTTCGATCAGCAGGTGCGGGTGCGGGAGCTGGTGGACGGCGACGGTGGTGCGCGCGGGGCCCGTTTCGTCGAAGTACCGTGCGTAGACCTCGTTGTAGCCGCCGAAGTCGTTCATGTTGACGAGGAAGGTGGAGATGTTCACCACGTCGGCCAGTGAGCCGCCGACCGCCGCCAGCAGATCGCGGATGTTCTCGATGACCGCCTGGGTCTGGGCCTCGATGTCGAGACTGGTGGTGCCGGCCTCGTCGGCGCTCGCTCCCACGAAGGTGCCGTCGGGGCGACGAGAACTGGTGCCGGAGACGAACACGAGGTCCCCGGCCCGCCGCAGGTGCGGGAATCGGCCGCGGGGGCGCGCCTTGCCTTCGACGAGCAGCGCCTGGGGCGCCCCGCCTGTCGCCTGAGCGTCTGCATCAGGCACGGCCGCGTCGGGCGTTGTGTTGTCGGGCGTTGTGGCGTTGGGTACGGGGGTGTTCATCGGGTGGTCACCTCTACTCCGCCGAGGCCGTCGCCGAGAATGCGCACATGTGCTCCGCGGGGGAGCGGAAGGGCCGCGGTCGCGGCACCCGCGAGGACGATCTGCCCCGGCTCCAGCGCGATCCCGGCCTCGCCGGCCAGCCGTGCCGCGGCGACCAGGGAACGCAAGGGGTGCCCGAGGATCGCCGCGGACGAACCGGTGGCCACGACCCGGCCGTCGATCTCCACGAGCAGACCGATGTTGCTGAGGTCGCGTACATCGGCGGGCTGCCAGATGCCACAGCCGTATCGCGCGGCCGAGGCGTTGTCGGCGATCACATCGGGGAGGGTGAAGCGGAAGCCCTCGTAGCGGGAGTCCAGTACCTCGTACGCGACCGCGACACCGGCGAGCGAACGGACGGCCTCCGCCGGAGTGATCCGGCCGGAGATCGGGCTGCCGATCAGAAAGGCGATCTCCGGTTCGATCCGCGGGTGGATCAGGCCACCGAGGTCGAGCACGGCTCCGTCCTCCACCTGCATGGCGTCGGTGAGCAGTCCCCAGATGACGTCGTCGACGCCCATCTGCACCATCTTCGCCCGGCTGGTGAAGCCCATCTTCACACCGGTGGACGATTCGCCGCGGGCCAGCCGGCGTTCGATGACCGCGCGCTGGACGGCGTAGGCGTCGGGCAGGGTGAGTTCGATGGAGTCGGTGGGGCGGTCGACGGTGTGCCCGTCGACGGCCGCAGCGTCCAGGATCTCGGTCAGCTGTGCGAGGGTCATGTCATGCCTCCTGGCCGGTCGCTGCGGCGAATGCGACCCGTACGTCACCGAGTCCGTCGATCCTTGCTTCCACCACGTCTCCCGGAAGGACGGGGATCATCGGACCGAGCGCTCCGGTCAGTACGGTGTCACCCGCCCGCAGGGGGCGACCCACCCGTACCAGCGTGTCGGCGAGCCAGAGTGCCGCGTGCAGTGGGTTGCCGAGGCAGGCGGCTCCCGTTCCCGTCGACACCTGTTCGCCGCGTCGCTCCATGACCATGCCGGCCAGGCGCAGATCGAGCCGGTCCAGCGGGACGGGCCGGTTGCCGAGGACGTACAGCCCGCTGGAGGCGTTGTCCGCGACGGTGTCGGCGAGGCTGATGTCCCAGTCCTGGATGCGACTGCCGCACACTTCGATGGCGGGCAGTGCGAAGGCGGTGGCGCGCAGGAGATCGGCGACGGTGTGCCGCTCCCGGTCGAGGTCGGCATCGAGTACGAGGGCGACCTCGGCCTCGACCCGTGCCTGCTGGACCGCTCCGACGGGGATCTCGGCACCGTCGGGGACCGCCATGTCGGCGTACAACATGCCGAAGTCCGGTGCGTCGACACCCAACTGCTCCTGGACGGCGGCCGAGGTCAGACCGATCTTGCGACCGGTGAGACGACGACCTTCCCCGAGCCAGTGCTCGGTGAGCAGGTCCTGCACGGCGTAGGCCGATTCGGCGCTCGTGACCAGATCGCGTACGGGGGCGCAGGGCCGGCCCTCGGCGTGGGCGCGCAGCAGGCGATCGGCGGCGGCTCTGATGTCGGCGGACCCCGGTGCGCGGGCCTCGGTGGTGGTATCGGTGCGATTCATGACGGTTCCTCAGACCTGGATGCAGACGTTGACGGGCTCGGAGAAGAAGTCCAGGGAGTATGTGCCGCCCTCGCGGCCGATGCCGGAATCCTTCACACCGCCGAACGGGGTGCGCAGATCGCGCAGGTTCCAGCAGTTGACCCAGACGATCCCGGCGTCGATGCGCGGGGCGACCCGGTGGGCGCGGGAGAGGTCGCGGGTCCAGACGGTGGCGGCGAGGCCGTAGCGGCTGTCGTTGGCGAGCCGTACCGCCTCTTCTTCGGTGTCGAAGGGGGCGATGTGGCAGACCGGCCCGAAGACCTCCTCCTGGACGGTCCTGGCGTGCTGCGGCAGTCCGGTCAGGACCGTGGGTTCGACGTAGAAGCCCTCGTCGCGCCGGTCCCCGAAGTGCGGGGCCTTGCCGCCGGCGACGACGGTGGCACCCTCCTCGACCGCGAGCCGGTAGTAGGACAGCACCTTGTCGCGGTGGGCCGCGGAGATCATGGGTCCGTAGTCGGTGAGCTCCCTGGCGCGGGCGCCGAGCAGGCTCACGAACTCCTCGTAGCGGGAGCGTTCGACGTAGACGCGTTCGGTGCACAGGCAGATCTGCCCGGAGTGGGTGAAGGCGGATCGTACGGTGCCTTCGACCGCGGCTTCGAGGTCGGCGTCGGCGAAGATCACGGCTGCGTTCTTGCCGCCGAGTTCGAAGGAGACGGGTGTGAGGTGGTTCGCCGCCTCGCGCATGATGGCCGAGCCGGTGGCGGACTCCCCGGTGAAGGCGATGGCGTCCACATCGGGGTGCGAGGTGAGGAAGGCGCCTGCGGCGTTCGTGCCATGGCCGTGGACGAGGTTGAACGCACCCGCGGGCAGACCGGCCGCGTCGATCGCCTCGGCGAGCAGCGTCGCCGTGGACGGGGTCTCCTCCGACGGCTTGGCGACCACCGTGTTGCCCGCGGCGAGAGCGGGGGCGACCTTCCAGGTGAGCAGCAGGAGCGGGAGGTTCCACGGGGAGATGACGGCGACGACTCCCAGAGGCCGACGCACGGTGTAGTTGAGCGCCTGCCCGGAGCCGCTCCAGCCGGGGACACTGGTGGAGTAGGACTGCTCGGGGCGGCCGTAGAGCAGGTCCGCGTAGGCGCGGAAGTTTCCGATGGCGCGCGGGATGTCGACGGTGGCGGCCAGTTCCCGGGGCTTGCCGGTGTCGCTCACCTCGGCGTCCACGAAGGCGTCGAACCGGGCCTGGATCTCGTCGGCGATGCGGTGCAGTGCGGCGGACCGCTCCTCGGGACTCGTCGCCCCCCACGCCCCGTCGAGTGCCTCACGAGCGGCTCGGACGGCGGCGTCCACGGTCTCCCTGGCTGCCTCCGGGACCTGTCCCACGGTGCTTCCGTCGACCGGATCAACCAGGGGGAACGTTGTGGTGGCGGGGTCGTTCGGCAGGAATGCCCCGCCCACGTAGTGCGCCGCTTGCATGGCTCGCCCCTCACTTTCGCGTCCTGTTGTTGTGAAGCCGAGTGGTGGATACGACCGGCTGTTCAGGAGCATGGCGCTGGCGAGGTATGCCTGTCTAATGCCCATTGGGGTGTCTGCTATAGCAATATGGGCATGGGTTCGGGCGTGCGTCGGGGCTATGCGGGTGGCTGGTCCTGCTGGGCTGTGAGTCCGGCTGCCGCGGTCCTCAGCGCGGTCAGCAGGGCTCGGGTGGATGGGCTGAGCGGGCGGTTGCCGGGGAGGGTGGTGCCGACGCTGTGGCCGATCGGGTCGAGCGAGATCGGTAGGGATGCCAGTCGGGGGTCGTCGCCGCCGATCAGACCGGGCAGTACGGCGATCACCTCGGTCTCCAGAAGGAGCTGCCGGACGGTGAGGAAGGAGGTGCACTCGACACGGTTCTCGGGCAGGGCAAGGCCGGAGCGGACGAAGAACTCCTCCAGCTCGCGGCGCAGGACCGTTTCTGCACCTGGCAGGATCCAGGGGTGGACCAGCAGGTCCGGCAGGGTCACACCGGCCAGCTTCAGCGCCGGGTGATGGGCACCGACGACGATCCTGACCGATTCCTCGTAGAGGGAGTGCCGCACCATCGGCCCGCTGGCGGGGGTCGTCAGCCGGCCCACGATGATGTCGATCCGGCCGGCTTCCAGATCGACCAGCAGGGCTTCTGGCGTGCCCTCGCGCACCACGACGGTGAGCAGTGGATGCCCGGCCTTGAGTACGGCGATCGCCCGCGGCAGCAGCAGGTTCGAGCCGGCGAGGTGCGTACCCACGACGACGGTGCCGCGATCGGCGTCGGCGATCTCGGCGACATGCCGGGCGGCCTGGGTGAGCTGGGCCAGCACCGCCCGGGCATGGTCGGTGAAGGCGGCACCGAAGACCGTCGGGGAGATACCGCGCGGCCCCCGGTCGTACAGCCTGACCCCGAGGATCGCCTCCAGGTCGTGCAGTC
Coding sequences within:
- a CDS encoding amidohydrolase family protein — its product is MSVFDVHAHVFPRISESESRLLQGAGEPWLRVHQDGSGTGMMMSGTEEYRPVTASLWDPERRLIEMDALGIDVQAISSTPLMFGYAAPPDRAAEWCELVNDRILEYCAQDPQRLIPLCQVPLQDTQLACEMASKAAAAGHRGVHIGNHIGERTLADADVLGFLTHCAREGIPVLIHPWDMLGDGRMDRNMLRWLVGMPAETQLSILGLALSGAFEKLPESLKLCFCHGGGSFAFLLGRADNAWHNRDIVRADSPKPPSAYARRFYVDTAVFDPRALRLLVDVMGPDRVMLGTDFPFPLGEQQPGTVVRDCPGLTEAEQAMILGSNAVEFFSPRSGGNDV
- a CDS encoding 3-hydroxyanthranilate 3,4-dioxygenase encodes the protein MTLPKLSHGLPFNFARWIDEHQDMLKPPVGNIQIWRDADLMVTVVGGPNQRTDFHDDPTEEFFYQLRGNMVLRVMEEEGRPPTDIQINEGDVFLLPPHVRHSPQRPEPGSIGLVVEHTRPPGLLDAVEWYCTECHRLVHRSELRLTSIVDDLPPVFRTFYDSDRTCPHCKAVHPGREWPEEMRPRTQTRS
- a CDS encoding RidA family protein yields the protein MLVEGKARPRGRFPHLRRAGDLVFVSGTSSRRPDGTFVGASADEAGTTSLDIEAQTQAVIENIRDLLAAVGGSLADVVNISTFLVNMNDFGGYNEVYARYFDETGPARTTVAVHQLPHPHLLIEISCVAHIPLAGTTTAATGSVTVTES
- a CDS encoding 2-keto-4-pentenoate hydratase, which gives rise to MTLAQLTEILDAAAVDGHTVDRPTDSIELTLPDAYAVQRAVIERRLARGESSTGVKMGFTSRAKMVQMGVDDVIWGLLTDAMQVEDGAVLDLGGLIHPRIEPEIAFLIGSPISGRITPAEAVRSLAGVAVAYEVLDSRYEGFRFTLPDVIADNASAARYGCGIWQPADVRDLSNIGLLVEIDGRVVATGSSAAILGHPLRSLVAAARLAGEAGIALEPGQIVLAGAATAALPLPRGAHVRILGDGLGGVEVTTR
- a CDS encoding 2-keto-4-pentenoate hydratase, producing MNRTDTTTEARAPGSADIRAAADRLLRAHAEGRPCAPVRDLVTSAESAYAVQDLLTEHWLGEGRRLTGRKIGLTSAAVQEQLGVDAPDFGMLYADMAVPDGAEIPVGAVQQARVEAEVALVLDADLDRERHTVADLLRATAFALPAIEVCGSRIQDWDISLADTVADNASSGLYVLGNRPVPLDRLDLRLAGMVMERRGEQVSTGTGAACLGNPLHAALWLADTLVRVGRPLRAGDTVLTGALGPMIPVLPGDVVEARIDGLGDVRVAFAAATGQEA
- a CDS encoding 2-hydroxymuconic semialdehyde dehydrogenase, whose protein sequence is MQAAHYVGGAFLPNDPATTTFPLVDPVDGSTVGQVPEAARETVDAAVRAAREALDGAWGATSPEERSAALHRIADEIQARFDAFVDAEVSDTGKPRELAATVDIPRAIGNFRAYADLLYGRPEQSYSTSVPGWSGSGQALNYTVRRPLGVVAVISPWNLPLLLLTWKVAPALAAGNTVVAKPSEETPSTATLLAEAIDAAGLPAGAFNLVHGHGTNAAGAFLTSHPDVDAIAFTGESATGSAIMREAANHLTPVSFELGGKNAAVIFADADLEAAVEGTVRSAFTHSGQICLCTERVYVERSRYEEFVSLLGARARELTDYGPMISAAHRDKVLSYYRLAVEEGATVVAGGKAPHFGDRRDEGFYVEPTVLTGLPQHARTVQEEVFGPVCHIAPFDTEEEAVRLANDSRYGLAATVWTRDLSRAHRVAPRIDAGIVWVNCWNLRDLRTPFGGVKDSGIGREGGTYSLDFFSEPVNVCIQV
- a CDS encoding LysR substrate-binding domain-containing protein; translation: MDIPRLLDGRLKLRHLILVDTLTEQGSVVGAAAALHVTQPVVTRGLHDLEAILGVRLYDRGPRGISPTVFGAAFTDHARAVLAQLTQAARHVAEIADADRGTVVVGTHLAGSNLLLPRAIAVLKAGHPLLTVVVREGTPEALLVDLEAGRIDIIVGRLTTPASGPMVRHSLYEESVRIVVGAHHPALKLAGVTLPDLLVHPWILPGAETVLRRELEEFFVRSGLALPENRVECTSFLTVRQLLLETEVIAVLPGLIGGDDPRLASLPISLDPIGHSVGTTLPGNRPLSPSTRALLTALRTAAAGLTAQQDQPPA